From one Bacillus sp. FJAT-42376 genomic stretch:
- a CDS encoding glucose 1-dehydrogenase, giving the protein MKLAGKTAVVTGGAGGIGRETAILLAKEGAKVAVADIMEEGGLQTVMHIRDVGGEAVFFKTDVTSEIEIEQLMDKTMETFGTLDILFNNAGVGNESVRLADMSLQEWQRVIDINLTGVFLGMKYGIPKMLECGGGSVINTSSILGLKGKKLLAPYNASKAGVIMLTKNAALEYGKKKIRVNAIAPGVIDTDIIKDWKQDEKNWPIISGANALGRPGTPDEVAKAALFLASDDASFITASTLVVDGGTLTY; this is encoded by the coding sequence ATGAAGCTGGCAGGTAAAACAGCAGTCGTGACGGGAGGAGCCGGGGGAATCGGCCGGGAGACGGCCATTCTTTTGGCAAAAGAAGGCGCGAAAGTAGCGGTGGCAGACATCATGGAAGAGGGCGGCTTGCAGACAGTGATGCACATTCGTGATGTAGGCGGGGAAGCCGTCTTTTTCAAAACAGATGTCACCTCTGAGATAGAAATTGAACAGCTAATGGACAAGACCATGGAGACCTTTGGCACACTCGATATCTTATTCAACAACGCCGGGGTAGGCAATGAAAGTGTAAGGCTTGCTGACATGTCGCTTCAGGAATGGCAAAGGGTCATCGACATTAATTTGACCGGCGTTTTTCTCGGGATGAAATATGGCATACCGAAAATGCTGGAGTGCGGAGGCGGAAGTGTAATCAACACATCCAGTATCCTCGGCCTCAAGGGAAAGAAACTTCTTGCTCCTTACAACGCATCCAAGGCGGGTGTCATCATGCTCACGAAAAATGCTGCGCTTGAATACGGGAAGAAAAAAATCCGTGTCAATGCGATTGCTCCGGGTGTCATTGATACAGACATTATTAAAGACTGGAAGCAGGATGAGAAAAACTGGCCGATCATTTCAGGAGCAAACGCGCTGGGAAGACCGGGAACCCCGGACGAAGTCGCAAAAGCCGCACTCTTCCTCGCAAGCGATGACGCTTCCTTTATTACAGCCAGTACACTCGTTGTGGATGGCGGCACTCTGACTTACTGA
- a CDS encoding TetR/AcrR family transcriptional regulator encodes MSRKLFMEFGFRAVSTRRIAETCGITQPTLYHYFKNKEEIYLEVIRTELYEAQIRIEKIVTHYHDQIPECLFQVTFTILHQSPKDLSQMFRDIETELDERHKGTIIKWWQEAYLLPIASVFEEGIKKGEVRNPAQFNTPPITAAQLLLNLINQFAVEPGLTEEESIKFAKEQASLYTNVLLYGLLSSEQ; translated from the coding sequence GTGTCACGAAAATTATTTATGGAGTTCGGATTTCGAGCCGTATCAACGAGAAGAATCGCGGAAACGTGCGGTATTACCCAGCCGACTTTATATCATTACTTTAAAAATAAAGAAGAGATTTATCTGGAAGTGATCCGGACAGAATTGTATGAAGCTCAAATTCGGATTGAAAAGATCGTCACACATTACCATGATCAAATTCCAGAATGCTTGTTTCAAGTAACATTTACGATTTTGCATCAAAGTCCTAAGGATTTAAGCCAGATGTTCAGAGATATTGAAACTGAGCTGGATGAAAGGCATAAAGGAACCATCATTAAGTGGTGGCAAGAAGCGTATTTACTGCCAATTGCATCGGTTTTTGAAGAGGGCATAAAAAAGGGAGAGGTTAGAAATCCGGCCCAGTTTAATACCCCTCCTATAACAGCAGCGCAGCTGTTGCTGAATTTAATTAACCAGTTTGCGGTTGAACCGGGTTTAACTGAAGAGGAATCCATCAAATTTGCAAAAGAGCAAGCTTCATTATATACCAACGTCCTTTTATATGGTTTACTTTCTTCTGAACAGTAA
- a CDS encoding TetR/AcrR family transcriptional regulator, translated as MKEQIRAASIQLFAEKGFKETSIQDIVNALSVTKGTFYYYFTSKEQLLMDIHLSYIDSLLLKQKTILDDPLKNYREKLYDVVYLLIHDIEKEGLSAKVYFREMRNLSEPHLSLIASKRNQFRKQIEEIISKGMDHQEFRDDLPVDIVTLGVLGMANWSYFWFDPSGRETDSNVSEIFLKILLEGLKGSN; from the coding sequence ATGAAAGAACAAATCAGAGCAGCAAGCATTCAGCTGTTTGCTGAAAAAGGCTTCAAGGAAACGTCGATTCAGGATATCGTCAATGCGCTCAGTGTTACGAAGGGAACCTTCTATTATTATTTTACAAGCAAAGAACAGCTGCTGATGGATATCCATTTAAGCTATATTGACAGTTTGCTGTTAAAGCAGAAAACGATTCTCGATGACCCGCTTAAAAATTATCGGGAAAAATTGTATGACGTCGTCTATTTGCTCATTCATGATATTGAAAAAGAAGGGCTGAGTGCAAAAGTGTATTTCAGGGAAATGCGTAATTTGAGCGAACCCCATCTCAGCCTTATTGCTTCAAAAAGGAATCAATTTCGAAAGCAAATTGAGGAGATTATAAGCAAGGGAATGGATCATCAGGAATTTAGAGATGACTTGCCAGTAGATATCGTCACACTCGGTGTATTAGGAATGGCCAATTGGAGTTATTTCTGGTTCGATCCATCCGGGCGCGAGACCGATTCAAATGTCTCGGAAATCTTTTTGAAAATTTTGCTGGAGGGACTGAAAGGAAGCAACTGA
- a CDS encoding acyl-CoA dehydrogenase — translation MNFSYSEKVQDLQKRLNEFMEEHVYPNEKRYEEELNSQSSRWSAVPEIMETMKKEAKRQGLWNLFLPDSEYGAGLTNVEYAPLCEIMGRSLIGPEVFNCGAPDTGNMEVLVRYGTEEQKKQWLEPLLAGEIRSCFSMTEPDAASSDATNISCRIERDGDEYVINGTKWWSSGAGDPRCKIAIVMGKNDPEAPKYEQQSMILVPLDTAGVKIERTLPVFGYDHAPHGHAEISFTDVRVPNANMIWGEGKGFAIAQGRLGPGRIHHCMRLIGAAERSLEELCKRVQKREAFGKPLSKQGVVQDWIAESRIDIEQARLLTLKAAFMMDTVGNKIAKPEIAMIKVVAPNMALRVIDRAIQAFGAAGVSEDVPLAAQWANARTLRLADGPDEVHKAQLARLELKKYDVSLQTQTV, via the coding sequence ATGAATTTTTCGTATTCGGAAAAGGTACAGGATCTGCAAAAGCGGCTCAATGAATTTATGGAGGAGCACGTGTATCCTAATGAAAAGCGGTATGAAGAGGAATTAAACAGCCAATCATCCAGATGGTCAGCCGTTCCTGAAATTATGGAAACGATGAAAAAAGAAGCGAAGAGGCAGGGTTTGTGGAATTTGTTTCTTCCGGACAGTGAATACGGAGCAGGCCTGACGAACGTTGAATATGCTCCACTATGCGAGATTATGGGAAGGTCTTTGATCGGGCCCGAGGTGTTTAATTGCGGTGCTCCTGACACAGGGAACATGGAAGTGCTGGTCCGCTATGGAACCGAGGAGCAGAAGAAGCAGTGGCTGGAGCCTTTGCTTGCAGGGGAAATCAGATCCTGCTTTTCCATGACGGAACCAGATGCGGCTTCATCAGATGCGACCAATATTTCATGCCGCATCGAAAGGGACGGGGATGAGTATGTCATCAATGGAACGAAGTGGTGGTCTTCAGGTGCAGGGGACCCCCGCTGCAAAATTGCGATTGTGATGGGGAAAAACGATCCGGAAGCACCGAAGTACGAGCAGCAGTCCATGATTCTTGTTCCGCTTGATACAGCCGGAGTGAAAATCGAACGGACTTTGCCGGTTTTTGGATATGATCACGCACCGCATGGACACGCGGAAATTTCATTCACCGATGTTCGCGTTCCTAATGCCAATATGATTTGGGGAGAGGGAAAGGGATTCGCCATTGCACAAGGGAGACTCGGACCGGGAAGAATTCATCATTGCATGAGATTGATCGGCGCGGCTGAACGTTCGCTTGAGGAATTATGTAAGCGTGTACAAAAGAGGGAAGCTTTTGGCAAGCCGCTTTCTAAGCAGGGTGTTGTGCAGGACTGGATTGCCGAATCACGGATTGACATTGAGCAGGCAAGGCTTTTGACGCTTAAAGCCGCTTTTATGATGGATACCGTCGGCAACAAAATTGCAAAGCCTGAGATTGCAATGATTAAAGTGGTAGCACCGAACATGGCTTTGAGAGTGATTGACCGGGCTATTCAGGCTTTCGGCGCAGCTGGGGTCAGTGAAGATGTTCCCCTTGCCGCGCAGTGGGCGAACGCGAGAACGCTCAGACTTGCAGATGGACCGGATGAAGTGCATAAAGCACAGCTTGCAAGGCTTGAACTGAAAAAATACGACGTCTCATTGCAGACGCAGACGGTATGA
- a CDS encoding long-chain fatty acid--CoA ligase — protein METTGQWQAKYPSGIGHDVSIPDIPVHELLRTAAEMHGEKTAISFYKKTFSYEELAKMADAFAAALQNNGVTKADRVAIMLPNCPQFVISYYGVLAAGGIVTQVNPMLMERELCHILTDSGAETLIVYDLLYPKAEAIQNETNVRQIITVSLTPGHTGKPEGANFSFDMFLAEAKGMPVPVPIDPHHDIAVLQYTGGTTGRSKGAMLSHRNLVANVYQSYEFFKNDIEIGEEKSLSVIPFFHVFGMTSCMNLSVLTANCMVLLPRFDLEEVLQTIKEEQPTIFPGVPTMYVALTSHPKAEEYGLGSIRICNSGSAPMPVELLKEFERKTGARILEGYGLSEASPCTHCNPNFGERKPGSVGMGFPKTAYKIVDVATGLDELASGELGELIIKGPQVMKGYWNMPEETAAALRDGWLFTGDLAKMDEDGYVYIVDRKKDLIIASGYNIYPRDVEEVLYEHPAVREAVVIGVPDPYRGETVKAILVCKEGISADPADIIEFCRKQMAAYKVPTEVEFRSELPKTNVGKILRRALREEAAKKL, from the coding sequence ATGGAAACGACTGGACAGTGGCAGGCAAAGTACCCGTCCGGAATAGGCCATGATGTTTCAATACCTGATATACCGGTTCATGAATTGCTTCGCACTGCAGCCGAAATGCACGGTGAAAAAACGGCTATATCTTTTTACAAAAAAACATTCAGCTATGAGGAACTTGCCAAAATGGCTGATGCCTTTGCCGCTGCTCTGCAAAATAACGGGGTAACAAAAGCGGACCGGGTAGCCATCATGCTGCCGAACTGCCCTCAATTTGTTATATCTTATTACGGTGTTCTTGCTGCAGGAGGAATTGTTACTCAAGTCAATCCCATGCTGATGGAAAGAGAGCTTTGTCATATCTTGACGGACTCAGGGGCAGAAACGCTCATTGTATATGATCTCCTGTATCCGAAAGCAGAAGCCATCCAAAATGAAACAAACGTAAGGCAAATCATCACGGTAAGTCTTACTCCCGGCCACACGGGAAAACCTGAAGGGGCCAATTTCAGCTTTGATATGTTTCTGGCCGAAGCAAAAGGCATGCCGGTTCCTGTCCCTATCGATCCCCATCATGACATCGCGGTACTTCAGTATACCGGCGGAACAACAGGGAGATCCAAGGGGGCTATGCTTTCCCACCGTAACCTTGTGGCGAACGTATACCAGTCCTATGAATTTTTCAAAAATGATATAGAAATTGGAGAGGAAAAAAGTTTATCGGTCATCCCGTTCTTTCATGTATTCGGCATGACATCATGCATGAATTTATCTGTCTTGACTGCAAACTGTATGGTTTTGCTGCCGAGATTCGATCTCGAAGAAGTTCTGCAGACCATTAAGGAGGAGCAGCCGACGATCTTTCCAGGAGTGCCCACCATGTATGTGGCACTCACGAGTCACCCTAAGGCGGAAGAGTATGGACTTGGAAGCATCCGGATCTGCAATAGCGGAAGTGCGCCGATGCCGGTTGAACTGCTGAAAGAGTTTGAAAGGAAAACAGGTGCCAGAATTCTGGAGGGTTATGGCTTGTCTGAAGCTTCACCCTGTACCCACTGCAATCCGAACTTCGGTGAAAGAAAACCGGGAAGTGTAGGGATGGGTTTTCCGAAAACCGCTTATAAAATTGTGGATGTCGCAACCGGGCTTGACGAGCTGGCGTCAGGAGAGCTTGGCGAATTGATCATCAAAGGCCCGCAGGTTATGAAAGGGTACTGGAACATGCCGGAAGAAACGGCCGCCGCATTAAGGGATGGCTGGCTCTTCACAGGAGATTTGGCGAAAATGGATGAAGATGGCTACGTGTATATTGTGGATCGAAAGAAAGACTTGATTATAGCGAGCGGTTATAACATTTATCCACGCGACGTAGAAGAGGTTTTATACGAGCATCCCGCTGTAAGGGAAGCGGTTGTTATAGGTGTACCGGATCCTTACCGTGGAGAAACGGTAAAAGCGATTCTCGTATGCAAAGAAGGCATCAGTGCCGATCCGGCTGATATAATCGAGTTTTGCCGCAAACAAATGGCGGCCTATAAAGTCCCGACGGAAGTGGAGTTCCGCTCAGAGCTGCCTAAAACAAATGTGGGGAAAATTTTGAGGCGGGCTCTAAGGGAGGAAGCAGCAAAGAAACTCTAA
- a CDS encoding SDR family oxidoreductase: MHVNELFNLKGKTAIITGGGRGLGEQIAEGLAEAGANIVLCSRKKAACEETALRLEKETGCHAMALECDITSQEDVKRTVQLAYERFGAIDILVNNSGATWGAPAEEMPLDAWQKVMNVNVTGTFLMSQEAGRYMIRQRSGKIINISSVAGLGGADPKFMDTIGYNTSKGAVITFTKDLAAKWGQYHINVNAIAPGFFPTKMSKVIIEKGKDGLLQGTPLGRFGTEQDLKGAAVFLASKASDYVTGDVLVVDGGTHVL; the protein is encoded by the coding sequence ATGCATGTAAATGAGCTATTCAATTTAAAAGGCAAAACCGCGATTATTACGGGCGGGGGACGAGGTCTTGGTGAACAAATTGCGGAGGGGCTTGCTGAGGCGGGGGCAAATATCGTTCTTTGTTCAAGAAAAAAAGCAGCCTGTGAAGAAACGGCATTAAGACTAGAGAAAGAAACCGGCTGTCATGCCATGGCCCTTGAATGCGACATTACCTCACAGGAAGATGTAAAACGGACCGTTCAGCTCGCCTATGAACGGTTTGGCGCCATAGATATACTTGTCAACAACAGCGGTGCGACATGGGGGGCCCCTGCAGAGGAAATGCCGCTTGATGCGTGGCAGAAAGTCATGAATGTGAATGTAACGGGCACCTTCCTGATGTCACAGGAAGCCGGCCGTTACATGATCCGGCAGAGAAGCGGAAAAATCATCAATATTTCATCCGTTGCCGGACTTGGCGGAGCGGATCCGAAATTTATGGATACGATCGGCTACAATACGAGTAAAGGGGCAGTCATCACCTTTACAAAGGATCTCGCTGCCAAGTGGGGACAGTATCATATCAATGTAAATGCCATTGCACCGGGCTTTTTCCCGACTAAAATGTCAAAAGTCATTATCGAAAAAGGAAAGGACGGTCTTCTTCAGGGGACGCCGCTCGGCAGATTTGGAACAGAGCAGGATCTAAAAGGGGCAGCTGTTTTCCTGGCTTCAAAAGCCTCTGATTATGTGACGGGAGATGTCTTGGTAGTGGATGGCGGTACACACGTTTTATAG
- a CDS encoding enoyl-CoA hydratase yields the protein MGNVISKQRQGAVTILTIDHPPLNVMSQAVLRELDSLLDELRDDTETVCVVITGAGDRAFMAGADIKEFPSLIGKKGIKSQFMESHAVLNKLDDFPKPTIAVLNGLTFGGGCELALTCDLRIAEDHVQIGLPEIKLGLFPGGGGTQRLPRVIGEARAKEMMFTGDPIDAEKAKEIGLVNKVAPKGEGLQYGLKLAERISRFSLPALSRIKRSVDEGLGVSLKDGLEREAELFEEVFQTEDIKEGVQAFIEKRKPEFLHR from the coding sequence ATGGGGAATGTGATAAGTAAGCAAAGGCAGGGTGCTGTCACCATTTTAACCATTGACCATCCGCCGCTTAATGTGATGAGCCAGGCTGTCCTTCGCGAACTGGATTCTCTGCTGGACGAGCTGCGTGATGACACGGAAACAGTATGTGTCGTCATAACAGGTGCAGGCGACCGGGCTTTTATGGCAGGTGCAGATATAAAAGAGTTTCCAAGCTTAATAGGCAAAAAGGGCATTAAGTCGCAATTTATGGAATCCCATGCTGTTTTGAATAAACTGGACGATTTCCCTAAGCCCACGATTGCTGTCCTGAATGGACTGACATTCGGGGGCGGCTGCGAACTTGCGCTAACATGTGATTTGCGGATTGCAGAGGATCATGTCCAGATTGGACTTCCTGAAATAAAACTCGGTTTGTTCCCCGGCGGCGGAGGTACTCAGCGTTTGCCAAGGGTGATTGGGGAAGCGCGTGCAAAAGAAATGATGTTTACCGGAGACCCGATTGATGCGGAAAAGGCGAAGGAAATCGGCCTGGTCAATAAAGTGGCGCCAAAAGGAGAAGGACTGCAGTATGGCTTGAAGCTTGCTGAAAGAATCAGCCGCTTTTCATTGCCGGCGCTTTCCAGAATCAAACGCTCAGTCGATGAAGGTCTTGGCGTTTCCTTAAAGGATGGGTTGGAAAGAGAGGCGGAGCTGTTCGAGGAGGTTTTCCAAACAGAGGATATTAAAGAAGGGGTCCAGGCATTCATTGAAAAAAGAAAGCCGGAATTTTTACATCGCTGA
- a CDS encoding tryptophan-rich sensory protein: protein MKNVRFYVIRFSNIASFVFFLYVSFFSGEEKDFSYSDAEMPLFMPSPYAFAIWFIIFGLFAVWLARQFSRENRDEELYEKIGFLFPAGIFFTALTSLTGGIYACIYLIIALVISTQIYRVIIREERKSSFFRWPFSIYLGWLSVAVILNIFQVVKGYGISSFLGMGELVWTIIMLVSGGGLSILFIRKNKDLLFPCVFVWAYIAIAIANSDRITVWIPALIISLGLLILIVQHKSGDTKD, encoded by the coding sequence ATGAAAAATGTAAGGTTTTATGTCATCCGGTTTAGCAATATAGCAAGCTTTGTTTTCTTTCTTTATGTTTCATTTTTTAGCGGAGAAGAAAAGGACTTTTCTTATTCAGATGCCGAAATGCCTTTATTTATGCCTTCTCCATACGCATTCGCTATATGGTTTATTATTTTTGGGCTTTTTGCCGTTTGGCTGGCCAGGCAGTTTTCAAGGGAAAATAGGGATGAGGAGTTGTATGAAAAAATAGGATTTCTTTTCCCGGCGGGTATCTTTTTTACAGCCTTAACAAGCCTGACAGGGGGAATTTATGCTTGTATTTATCTGATTATTGCCCTGGTCATTAGCACACAGATCTATAGAGTCATTATTCGGGAAGAAAGAAAGTCCTCCTTTTTCAGATGGCCTTTTTCTATCTATTTAGGATGGCTGTCGGTCGCAGTTATATTAAATATTTTTCAAGTGGTTAAAGGGTATGGCATCTCTTCCTTTCTAGGGATGGGTGAACTAGTGTGGACGATTATTATGCTAGTTTCGGGAGGCGGATTGTCCATCCTGTTTATCCGCAAAAATAAAGATCTTCTATTTCCATGTGTGTTTGTCTGGGCGTACATTGCCATAGCGATAGCAAATTCTGATCGCATTACCGTCTGGATTCCGGCGCTTATCATTAGTTTAGGATTGTTGATTTTAATTGTTCAGCATAAAAGTGGTGATACTAAGGATTAG
- a CDS encoding phosphotransferase family protein, with amino-acid sequence MSYTIPVREGEELKIQELERYLKERFPAISDDSLRIEQFGTGASNLTYALKAGKWEAVLRRPPLGPVAPKAHDMKREFRILKALHPLFPEAPKPYLYEEDPSVAGSAFFLMERRKGVIVDTSLPAGIELTEERGRILSELMVDKLVQLHAIPYQNTDLVNLSRPEGFMERQVGGWIERYHRAKTDEIEEVAILTSWLEKHLPSSGAPSVIHYDYKLNNALFTEDLTDMAGLFDWEMTTIGDPLADLGAAMSYWTDEKDPDSLKFGFGKPSITIQPSFYSRKQFVDRYAEKSGRDVSSFPYYLAFAYFKLAVICQQIYYRYKKGQTKDERFAKFAPFVHTLIHQALSTAKGTSHG; translated from the coding sequence ATGTCTTATACGATTCCTGTAAGAGAGGGAGAGGAACTGAAGATACAGGAACTGGAGAGGTATTTAAAAGAACGGTTCCCGGCCATTTCTGATGATTCCCTGCGGATTGAACAGTTTGGAACGGGAGCGTCCAATCTCACCTACGCTTTAAAAGCGGGGAAATGGGAAGCCGTTTTAAGAAGGCCGCCACTCGGACCTGTTGCACCGAAAGCTCACGATATGAAAAGGGAGTTTCGTATATTAAAAGCTTTGCATCCTCTATTCCCTGAAGCCCCAAAGCCTTATTTGTATGAGGAAGATCCTTCAGTTGCAGGGAGTGCGTTTTTTCTCATGGAAAGAAGAAAAGGGGTAATCGTAGATACTTCACTGCCTGCAGGGATCGAGCTGACAGAAGAAAGAGGGCGGATCCTGTCAGAGCTTATGGTGGATAAACTGGTTCAGCTTCATGCGATTCCCTACCAAAATACAGATTTGGTGAATCTGAGCAGGCCCGAAGGCTTCATGGAAAGACAGGTAGGAGGCTGGATCGAGCGGTATCACCGGGCGAAGACGGATGAAATCGAAGAAGTAGCCATCCTGACAAGCTGGCTGGAAAAGCACCTGCCCTCATCTGGAGCACCAAGTGTCATCCACTATGATTACAAGCTGAACAATGCCTTGTTTACGGAAGACCTGACGGATATGGCCGGCTTATTCGACTGGGAAATGACAACCATTGGTGACCCGCTCGCTGATTTGGGAGCGGCGATGAGCTATTGGACGGATGAGAAAGATCCGGATTCTCTGAAGTTTGGATTTGGAAAGCCTTCGATTACCATTCAGCCTTCCTTCTATTCGCGGAAGCAGTTTGTTGACCGGTATGCGGAAAAGAGCGGCCGGGATGTTTCCTCGTTCCCTTATTACCTGGCTTTTGCCTACTTTAAGCTTGCTGTAATCTGCCAGCAGATTTACTACCGGTATAAAAAAGGCCAGACAAAGGATGAACGTTTTGCAAAATTTGCTCCATTTGTCCATACCCTTATTCACCAGGCGCTCTCAACAGCGAAGGGAACAAGTCATGGGTAA
- a CDS encoding thioesterase family protein, whose amino-acid sequence MQEAIQVKVRFCETDALGHVNNTSYFIYLEEARVEFFGKLGRAMTSDNFPFILASASCDFMEQAYFNQMLTVKTAISKVGGKSFHLEHLIEDAESGRPIAKGKAAIVYFNFELQKSEEIPDDLRSKLETYIVHV is encoded by the coding sequence ATGCAGGAAGCTATTCAGGTTAAAGTGAGATTTTGTGAAACCGACGCGCTCGGACATGTCAACAATACAAGCTATTTCATCTATTTGGAGGAAGCAAGGGTGGAGTTTTTCGGGAAACTCGGACGCGCCATGACGTCGGATAATTTTCCTTTTATCCTCGCCTCTGCCTCCTGTGATTTTATGGAACAGGCCTATTTTAATCAGATGCTGACCGTGAAAACGGCCATCTCTAAAGTAGGCGGAAAAAGCTTTCACTTGGAGCATCTTATCGAAGATGCAGAGAGCGGAAGACCGATTGCAAAAGGAAAAGCGGCCATCGTGTATTTCAATTTCGAACTCCAAAAAAGCGAAGAAATTCCGGATGATCTTCGGAGCAAGCTCGAAACCTACATCGTTCATGTTTAA
- a CDS encoding 3-hydroxyacyl-CoA dehydrogenase family protein, which yields MNRKDIHTIAVIGAGQMGHQIAMLCALGGYKTILQDVNENALKKAQSTLQRLMDKRVQKHKLSEEEAERAFAKLSMTTSLRDAAGEADFIIEAVVEKLEVKKEVFAELDEYAKPHTILATNSSTIMNSYIADSTNRPDKVINMHFFFPALVMDCVEVVTSEQTSEETARLTMEVCETINRTAVLLKKEISGFIANRILGALQREAVYLYENGYADFKDIDTICRKALNHPIGPFELMDLSGIDVGYYVMQQRYAETGDPADKPFSCIEEKVKEGNLGRKTGKGWYDYSKEEVKQ from the coding sequence ATGAATAGAAAGGATATCCATACAATTGCCGTTATTGGAGCAGGACAAATGGGGCATCAGATTGCGATGCTGTGTGCGCTCGGAGGATATAAAACTATTCTTCAGGATGTAAATGAAAACGCTTTAAAAAAGGCGCAATCTACTCTTCAAAGATTAATGGATAAGCGGGTTCAGAAACATAAGCTTTCAGAGGAGGAAGCTGAAAGGGCCTTTGCAAAATTGAGCATGACGACCAGTTTAAGGGATGCCGCAGGAGAAGCAGATTTTATTATTGAAGCTGTCGTTGAAAAACTGGAGGTGAAAAAGGAGGTATTTGCCGAACTCGATGAATATGCAAAGCCGCATACCATCTTAGCGACGAATTCTTCGACCATTATGAACTCTTATATCGCAGACTCAACAAACAGACCGGATAAAGTAATCAATATGCACTTTTTCTTTCCTGCCCTTGTCATGGACTGCGTAGAAGTGGTGACGAGTGAACAGACGTCTGAAGAAACAGCCCGTTTAACAATGGAAGTGTGTGAAACCATTAACCGGACAGCCGTCCTGCTGAAAAAAGAAATCTCAGGCTTCATCGCGAACCGGATTCTTGGCGCTCTTCAAAGAGAAGCTGTTTACCTCTATGAAAACGGCTATGCCGATTTCAAAGACATCGATACCATTTGCCGGAAAGCATTAAACCATCCGATTGGTCCTTTTGAATTAATGGACTTATCCGGTATCGATGTCGGCTATTATGTGATGCAGCAGCGGTATGCAGAAACCGGAGATCCGGCAGACAAACCATTTTCTTGTATTGAAGAAAAAGTTAAAGAAGGAAACCTTGGGAGGAAAACAGGAAAAGGCTGGTACGATTATTCGAAAGAAGAGGTGAAACAATGA